The following coding sequences are from one Caloranaerobacter sp. TR13 window:
- the mnmA gene encoding tRNA 2-thiouridine(34) synthase MnmA → MEKKKVVIGMSGGVDSSVAAFLLKEMGYEVIGVTMQIWQEKDPYVMEKEGGCCSLSAVEDARRVANYLGIPYYVMNFKDVFKEKVINYFIDEYGKGRTPNPCIACNRFVKFEELLRRAKSLGADYVATGHYAKIVYDQEIGRYLLKRSEAVSKDQTYVLYNLTQEQLKHILMPLGNIGNKEEVRKIARELGLIVAEKPESQEICFIEDNDYGKFIKENAEYKIKPGYFVDTDGNILGKHKGITNYTIGQRKGLGLALGKPVYVVHIDPEKNIVVVGDAEKVFGTELIANDLNFIPFEKLTKPLKVKAKIRYTAKETDATIYPIDEDKVKVVFDAPVRAITPGQSVVFYDGDIVVGGGTILKKIL, encoded by the coding sequence ATGGAAAAAAAGAAAGTTGTAATAGGAATGAGTGGTGGTGTTGATAGTTCAGTTGCAGCATTTTTACTAAAAGAAATGGGTTATGAAGTAATAGGAGTTACAATGCAGATTTGGCAAGAAAAAGATCCTTATGTTATGGAAAAAGAAGGTGGATGTTGTTCACTTTCAGCAGTTGAAGATGCTAGAAGAGTTGCTAATTATTTAGGTATACCTTACTATGTTATGAATTTTAAAGACGTTTTTAAAGAAAAAGTTATAAATTATTTTATAGATGAATATGGAAAAGGTAGAACACCAAATCCTTGTATAGCTTGCAACAGATTTGTTAAATTTGAAGAATTATTAAGAAGAGCTAAATCGCTTGGTGCAGACTATGTTGCAACTGGTCACTATGCTAAAATTGTATATGATCAGGAAATAGGTAGGTACTTATTAAAACGATCTGAAGCAGTAAGTAAAGATCAAACTTATGTATTATATAATTTAACACAGGAACAATTAAAACATATACTAATGCCATTAGGTAATATTGGCAACAAAGAAGAAGTTAGAAAAATAGCAAGAGAATTAGGCTTAATTGTGGCAGAAAAGCCAGAAAGTCAAGAAATATGTTTTATTGAGGATAATGATTATGGTAAGTTTATAAAAGAAAATGCTGAATATAAAATTAAGCCTGGATATTTCGTAGATACAGATGGAAATATTTTAGGAAAACATAAAGGAATAACTAACTACACAATTGGACAAAGAAAAGGTTTAGGTTTAGCACTTGGGAAACCAGTCTATGTTGTACACATTGATCCTGAAAAAAATATAGTAGTTGTTGGTGATGCAGAAAAAGTTTTTGGTACTGAACTTATTGCGAATGATTTAAATTTTATACCATTTGAAAAACTTACAAAACCACTAAAAGTTAAGGCTAAAATTCGATATACTGCAAAAGAAACAGATGCTACTATATATCCTATCGATGAAGATAAAGTTAAAGTTGTGTTTGATGCACCTGTAAGAGCAATAACTCCAGGGCAATCAGTTGTATTTTATGATGGTGATATTGTCGTTGGTGGTGGAACAATTTTGAAGAAAATATTATAA
- the nifU gene encoding Fe-S cluster assembly scaffold protein NifU, with the protein MMYSEKVMDHFMNPRNVGEIEDADGVGQVGNPKCGDIMKIYLKIEDGIIVDVKFKTFGCGSAIASSSMATELIKGKSVEEAVKLTNKAVAEALDGLPPVKMHCSVLAEQAIKSALLDYAKKNNIVIEGLEDFNPDEDPHGH; encoded by the coding sequence ATAATGTATTCAGAAAAGGTTATGGATCATTTTATGAATCCTAGGAATGTAGGTGAAATTGAAGATGCAGACGGCGTTGGTCAAGTAGGGAACCCTAAATGTGGAGATATAATGAAAATATATTTAAAAATAGAAGATGGTATTATAGTAGACGTTAAGTTTAAAACATTTGGATGTGGTTCTGCAATTGCTTCTTCAAGTATGGCTACTGAATTGATAAAAGGAAAAAGTGTTGAGGAAGCTGTTAAATTGACAAATAAAGCTGTAGCTGAGGCTTTAGATGGACTTCCTCCAGTTAAAATGCATTGCTCAGTTTTGGCAGAGCAAGCAATTAAATCAGCTCTACTAGATTACGCTAAGAAAAATAATATTGTAATAGAGGGTTTGGAAGATTTCAATCCTGATGAAGACCCACATGGACACTAA
- a CDS encoding sugar phosphate nucleotidyltransferase: MDLFTLNAENSLKKQSPLAERMRPKTLEEFIGQEHIVGKGRLLYRAIQADKLTSLILHGPPGTGKTTLARIIANTTKLHFEQLNAVTSGIKDIREIIEISKERLGFYNKRTILFIDEIHRFNKSQQDALLPYVENGTIILIGATTENPYFEVNKALISRSMVFKLEPLTKEQIKIILLRALKDKEIGIIKVIGDKIIEIKEKPKRAISNMAVTGVYLFDKSIFKACRNIKPSKRGEYEITDAIMYLIDNGYKVTFNETKKWWMDLGTPDDIFKANKYLLNKINTAIEGNMDDTCKIYGKVKIGRNTKLINSYIKGPVFIGKNSFISNCIIEPYTIIGDNVNIKNIKVEESSIYSTVFLKNSKIHIVKSIVIDNTVYYKTKNNKFNHYSI, from the coding sequence TTGGATTTATTTACTTTAAATGCAGAAAACTCGTTAAAAAAGCAAAGTCCCCTTGCAGAGAGAATGAGGCCAAAAACTTTAGAAGAATTTATTGGACAAGAACATATTGTTGGAAAGGGAAGATTATTGTATAGAGCTATTCAAGCTGATAAGTTAACTTCTCTAATTTTACATGGTCCACCAGGTACTGGTAAAACAACTCTTGCAAGAATCATAGCAAACACAACTAAATTACATTTTGAACAGCTTAACGCAGTGACTTCAGGTATTAAAGATATAAGAGAAATAATCGAAATTTCAAAAGAAAGGTTAGGTTTTTATAATAAAAGAACAATTCTATTTATTGATGAGATACATAGATTTAATAAATCACAACAAGATGCATTATTACCGTATGTTGAAAATGGGACAATTATTCTAATAGGTGCTACTACAGAAAATCCATACTTTGAAGTTAATAAAGCTTTAATATCTAGATCTATGGTATTTAAACTAGAACCATTAACAAAAGAGCAAATTAAAATTATTTTATTAAGGGCTTTAAAAGATAAAGAAATTGGTATAATCAAAGTTATAGGTGACAAAATAATAGAGATTAAAGAAAAACCTAAAAGAGCGATAAGCAATATGGCAGTAACAGGCGTATATTTATTTGACAAAAGTATTTTTAAAGCTTGTAGAAATATAAAACCATCTAAAAGAGGAGAATATGAGATAACTGATGCTATAATGTATCTTATAGATAATGGGTATAAGGTAACGTTTAATGAAACAAAAAAATGGTGGATGGATTTAGGTACACCTGATGATATTTTTAAGGCTAATAAATATCTTTTGAACAAAATTAATACAGCTATTGAAGGCAATATGGATGATACTTGTAAAATATATGGTAAAGTTAAAATCGGTAGAAATACAAAATTAATAAATTCTTATATTAAAGGACCTGTTTTTATTGGAAAAAACTCTTTTATAAGTAATTGTATAATAGAGCCATATACTATAATCGGTGACAATGTAAATATAAAAAATATTAAAGTAGAGGAATCATCTATTTACAGTACAGTTTTTTTAAAAAATAGTAAAATTCATATTGTTAAAAGTATAGTTATTGATAATACAGTGTATTATAAAACTAAGAATAATAAATTCAATCATTATTCTATTTAA
- the queC gene encoding 7-cyano-7-deazaguanine synthase QueC has product MKKAVILLSGGLDSTTCMGIAQKEGYELYPISFDYRQRHRRELEAAKKIAEYYNVKEHKIISLDNVGGSALTDKNIDVPEYKGDGEIPVTYVPARNILFLSYALGYAEVIGAEAIFIGVSSVDYSGYPDCRPEFIKAFQNVVDVGTAAGVKGKSIKIVAPLINLSKAETIKIGTKYGVPYHLTTSCYNGKEKACGVCDSCVLRLKGFEEAGIEDPIEYM; this is encoded by the coding sequence ATGAAAAAAGCAGTTATTTTGCTTTCAGGAGGTTTAGACAGTACTACTTGTATGGGAATTGCTCAGAAAGAAGGGTATGAATTATATCCTATTTCTTTTGACTACAGACAAAGACATAGAAGAGAATTAGAAGCTGCAAAAAAGATAGCAGAGTATTATAATGTGAAAGAACACAAGATTATTTCATTAGATAATGTAGGTGGTAGTGCGCTTACAGATAAAAATATAGATGTACCTGAATATAAAGGGGATGGAGAAATTCCAGTTACTTATGTACCAGCTAGAAACATTTTGTTTTTGAGTTATGCTTTAGGTTATGCAGAAGTAATTGGTGCAGAAGCAATTTTTATAGGTGTGAGTTCTGTTGATTATAGTGGATACCCTGATTGTAGGCCAGAATTTATAAAGGCTTTTCAAAATGTAGTTGATGTTGGTACAGCTGCAGGAGTTAAAGGTAAATCAATAAAGATAGTTGCTCCTCTTATAAATTTATCAAAAGCAGAAACAATAAAAATTGGTACAAAGTATGGTGTGCCGTATCATTTAACAACTAGTTGTTATAATGGAAAAGAAAAAGCATGTGGGGTATGTGATAGCTGTGTGTTGAGGCTAAAAGGTTTTGAAGAAGCTGGAATAGAAGACCCAATAGAATATATGTAG
- a CDS encoding YtxH domain-containing protein, which yields MKGRFVKGVITGSIIGATAGMYAASKMTPRQRKRLMKTGKKMLFNMMDNMGWF from the coding sequence ATGAAAGGTAGATTTGTGAAAGGAGTTATCACTGGCAGTATAATTGGTGCTACAGCAGGAATGTATGCTGCAAGTAAAATGACTCCTAGACAAAGAAAGAGACTAATGAAAACAGGTAAAAAAATGCTTTTTAACATGATGGATAATATGGGATGGTTTTAA
- a CDS encoding NAD(P)-dependent oxidoreductase, whose translation MILVTGAAGFIGSNLCELLLEKGYKVIGIDNFYNNYERWIKEYNLKYCLGNPNFVFLEYNILEPNIVKLIEGLKIDCIIHLADIPGVTTCSEVNFDEYIKYNITATQRMLDAIKNKGVKKLIYASSSTVYGDNDTLPMSELHNPKPISLYGVTKLAGETLCHYYGKVYDIDVSILRFFTVYGPRQRPDMAFHNFIKKIIKEEEICIYGDGEQRRDFIYVEDICEIILNLLDLNLKNEIINVGGGVTLSVNESIKVIEKLLNKKAIVKYIEPIIEEQIITYASVEKLKDIITLDKRTGIYEGLKKEISYIKSLYNLT comes from the coding sequence ATGATTTTAGTTACAGGTGCAGCAGGTTTTATAGGTAGCAATTTATGTGAGTTATTATTAGAAAAAGGATATAAGGTTATAGGTATCGATAATTTTTACAACAATTATGAAAGATGGATTAAAGAATATAATTTAAAATATTGCCTAGGAAATCCAAATTTTGTTTTTTTAGAATATAATATTTTAGAGCCAAATATAGTCAAACTTATAGAAGGTCTAAAAATTGACTGTATTATACATCTTGCTGATATACCAGGTGTAACTACATGTAGTGAAGTAAATTTTGACGAATATATAAAATATAACATTACTGCGACACAAAGAATGCTAGATGCAATTAAAAATAAAGGAGTTAAAAAATTAATCTATGCTTCCTCTTCAACAGTATATGGAGATAATGATACATTACCAATGTCAGAATTACACAATCCAAAACCTATTTCTTTATATGGTGTTACTAAACTAGCAGGAGAGACTTTATGCCATTATTATGGTAAAGTATATGATATTGATGTATCTATATTAAGGTTTTTTACAGTTTATGGGCCTAGACAAAGACCTGATATGGCATTTCATAATTTTATTAAAAAAATTATAAAGGAAGAAGAAATTTGTATATATGGAGATGGAGAACAGAGACGCGATTTTATTTATGTAGAGGATATTTGCGAAATAATACTAAATTTACTAGATCTAAATTTAAAAAATGAGATAATAAATGTTGGTGGTGGAGTCACTTTAAGTGTAAATGAATCTATTAAAGTTATTGAGAAGCTACTCAACAAAAAGGCTATAGTTAAATATATTGAGCCTATAATAGAAGAGCAGATTATTACTTATGCTTCAGTTGAGAAATTAAAAGATATTATTACGTTAGATAAAAGAACAGGTATATATGAGGGTTTGAAAAAGGAAATAAGTTATATTAAAAGTTTGTATAACTTAACTTAA
- a CDS encoding AI-2E family transporter: MQNLVNLIIYLKEIFIVCLLGLIIYFLVNIGNKYVESTKRIIVSKRKIVKLITTLLIFLLIYITYKITKDMTGLFTPFILAIGLSYLLNPLVNGLEKRRISRTLGVLLVYLLLIGIILVISFSIFPKLTSEFKKLIDILPNFFNNAYSFFNELYLKYSRNIENLPPELQSINEVVKSNLDKIQVTIINSLKNFTNSIIQVFSKAFSFILIPILTFYFLKDKDYFKKKIILFIPKVYRYDVLCVFREIDLILGKFIRGQLIVAAFVGVATTIGLLILGIDFALIIGIIAGIANVIPYFGPIIGIIPALIFALMESPIKALWVVILFVIIQQVESGIISPKIVGESVGLHPVVVIFSLLLGGSYFGIWGLLLAVPVAAVLKIVINFIINKLIRL; this comes from the coding sequence ATGCAAAATTTAGTTAATCTTATCATTTATTTGAAAGAAATTTTTATTGTATGTTTATTAGGACTTATAATTTATTTTTTAGTTAATATCGGGAATAAATATGTAGAATCAACTAAACGGATTATAGTATCAAAGAGAAAAATAGTTAAACTTATAACTACTCTATTAATATTTCTCCTTATTTACATAACTTATAAAATTACTAAAGATATGACTGGCTTATTTACACCGTTTATTTTAGCGATAGGATTATCATATCTTTTGAATCCATTAGTTAATGGCCTAGAAAAACGAAGGATATCACGAACTCTAGGAGTACTTCTAGTGTATCTGCTTTTAATTGGAATTATACTTGTAATTTCTTTTTCTATATTTCCTAAACTTACAAGTGAATTTAAGAAATTAATTGATATTTTACCAAACTTTTTTAATAATGCTTATAGTTTTTTTAATGAACTTTATTTAAAGTATTCACGAAATATCGAAAATTTACCACCTGAATTACAAAGCATAAACGAAGTAGTTAAGTCTAATCTTGATAAAATACAAGTTACAATAATAAATTCTCTAAAAAACTTTACAAATTCTATTATACAAGTTTTTTCAAAGGCTTTTAGTTTTATTTTAATTCCAATTTTAACTTTTTATTTTCTAAAAGATAAAGATTATTTTAAGAAAAAAATAATCTTATTTATTCCAAAGGTTTATAGGTATGATGTTTTATGTGTATTTAGAGAGATTGACTTGATATTAGGTAAGTTTATTAGAGGACAGCTTATAGTTGCTGCTTTTGTGGGAGTAGCTACAACAATTGGATTATTAATTTTAGGTATTGATTTTGCATTGATAATAGGTATAATAGCCGGGATAGCTAATGTTATACCTTATTTTGGACCTATAATTGGGATAATACCTGCACTCATATTTGCATTAATGGAAAGCCCTATAAAAGCTCTATGGGTTGTTATATTATTTGTTATAATTCAGCAAGTTGAAAGTGGGATAATTTCACCTAAAATTGTAGGGGAGAGTGTTGGTTTACATCCTGTAGTAGTAATCTTTTCGTTGTTACTTGGAGGTAGTTATTTTGGAATATGGGGGCTTTTATTAGCTGTTCCTGTAGCAGCAGTGTTAAAGATAGTAATAAACTTTATAATTAATAAACTTATTAGATTGTAG
- a CDS encoding Rrf2 family transcriptional regulator: protein MKLSTKGRYGLKAMFELAKRYGEGPIPLKSIADSQDISENYLEQLISVLKKEGIVNSVRGAQGGYFLAYPPKDITVGRILRALEGNLAPTDCVIKDEAFKCDKEDFCVTKTIWIKIRDSINDVIDSVTLQDMVDEHYKMNKNNGYMYYI, encoded by the coding sequence ATGAAGTTGTCTACAAAAGGAAGATACGGTTTAAAAGCAATGTTTGAATTAGCAAAAAGATATGGAGAAGGTCCGATTCCCCTGAAAAGTATTGCTGATAGCCAGGATATATCAGAGAATTATTTGGAACAGCTTATTTCTGTTTTAAAAAAGGAAGGTATTGTAAACAGTGTACGTGGGGCACAGGGAGGATATTTTTTGGCTTACCCTCCTAAGGATATAACAGTTGGTAGAATTTTAAGAGCTTTAGAAGGCAATTTGGCTCCTACTGATTGTGTTATTAAAGATGAAGCTTTTAAATGTGATAAGGAGGACTTTTGCGTAACAAAAACTATTTGGATTAAGATAAGAGACAGTATAAATGATGTAATTGATTCAGTAACTTTACAAGATATGGTTGATGAGCATTATAAAATGAATAAAAACAATGGTTATATGTATTATATATAA
- the nifS gene encoding cysteine desulfurase NifS, producing MKKYVYMDYAATTPVKKEVLEEMIPYFTEKYGNPSSIYRIGRESRAAIDEAREKVAKIIGAKSKEIYFTSGGSESDNWAIKGVAFANRDKGNHIITSKIEHHAVLHACEYLEKHGFEVTYLDVDEFGIVDLEQLRNAITDKTILITIMFANNEIGTIQPIQEIGKIAREKGIYFHTDAVQAIGNIEIDVNELNIDLLSMSAHKFYGPKGVGVLYIREGVKIHPYVHGGAQEKNRRAGTENVAGIVGLAKALELAYENLEEHNKKLIYLRNKLIKEVTSKIDYIRLNGHPEKRLPGNVNFSIEFIEGEALLLSLDMMGIAASSGSACTSGSLDPSHVLLAIGLPHEIAHGSLRFSLGDFNTEEDVDYVVENLVKIVERLREMSPLYESVREVK from the coding sequence ATGAAGAAATATGTATATATGGATTATGCTGCTACAACTCCTGTTAAAAAGGAAGTTTTAGAAGAGATGATACCATATTTCACAGAAAAATATGGTAATCCATCAAGTATATACAGAATAGGCAGAGAATCTAGAGCAGCAATTGACGAAGCTAGAGAGAAGGTTGCTAAAATAATAGGTGCTAAATCTAAAGAGATTTATTTTACAAGTGGAGGTTCAGAATCTGACAACTGGGCTATTAAAGGGGTTGCCTTTGCAAATAGAGATAAAGGTAATCATATTATAACTAGCAAGATTGAACATCATGCTGTATTACATGCTTGTGAATATTTGGAAAAACATGGTTTTGAGGTTACTTATTTAGATGTAGACGAATTTGGTATAGTTGATTTAGAGCAGCTTAGAAATGCAATAACTGATAAAACTATTTTAATTACAATTATGTTTGCTAATAATGAGATTGGAACCATACAGCCTATTCAAGAAATTGGTAAAATAGCAAGAGAAAAAGGCATTTATTTTCACACTGATGCAGTTCAAGCTATAGGTAATATTGAGATTGATGTTAATGAGCTTAATATAGATTTACTTTCTATGTCAGCACATAAATTCTATGGCCCTAAGGGTGTTGGTGTATTATATATCAGAGAAGGTGTCAAAATTCATCCTTATGTACATGGTGGTGCTCAAGAAAAAAATAGAAGAGCTGGAACCGAAAATGTTGCAGGAATAGTAGGACTAGCAAAAGCATTGGAGTTAGCCTATGAAAATTTGGAGGAGCATAATAAAAAGTTAATTTATTTAAGAAATAAACTTATCAAAGAAGTTACTAGTAAAATTGATTATATAAGATTAAATGGACACCCAGAAAAAAGACTACCAGGAAATGTGAATTTCTCCATAGAATTTATAGAAGGTGAAGCTTTGCTATTAAGTTTAGATATGATGGGAATAGCTGCATCTAGTGGATCTGCGTGTACTTCAGGTTCTCTTGACCCATCACATGTATTACTTGCAATAGGATTGCCTCATGAAATAGCGCATGGTTCATTGAGATTTTCACTAGGAGATTTTAATACAGAAGAAGATGTGGACTATGTAGTTGAGAATTTAGTTAAGATTGTAGAAAGATTAAGAGAAATGTCACCATTGTATGAGAGTGTAAGGGAGGTTAAATAA
- a CDS encoding PRC-barrel domain-containing protein, which translates to MKKASEFIGLPVMSKVSGKKIAVIKDLVFSRNKFRILALMTHEGSVFKEAKIIKYKNIISVGKDAIIVNKENVIESAANIPEIFELIKERKKIIGEDVITEAGENIGIIKDIIIDEDNGKVLGFILSDGLIQDIMDGRNVLPYIYGITFGKDALMISNEIKTEFDKNKEYFKKLLELEQ; encoded by the coding sequence GTGAAAAAAGCCAGTGAATTTATTGGGTTACCTGTAATGAGTAAAGTTTCTGGAAAAAAAATAGCTGTTATAAAAGACTTGGTTTTTTCAAGAAACAAGTTTAGAATTCTGGCTTTAATGACACATGAAGGTAGTGTTTTTAAAGAAGCGAAAATAATAAAATATAAAAATATAATAAGTGTTGGAAAAGACGCTATTATAGTCAATAAAGAAAATGTTATTGAATCTGCAGCAAATATACCTGAGATTTTTGAATTAATAAAAGAAAGGAAAAAAATAATAGGTGAGGATGTAATAACAGAAGCAGGAGAAAATATAGGGATAATAAAAGATATAATAATAGACGAAGATAATGGAAAAGTATTAGGGTTTATTTTATCGGATGGTTTAATTCAGGATATTATGGATGGTAGAAATGTACTACCTTATATCTATGGTATTACATTTGGTAAAGATGCCTTAATGATTTCAAATGAAATTAAAACAGAGTTTGATAAAAACAAGGAGTATTTCAAAAAACTGCTAGAATTAGAACAGTAA
- the queD gene encoding 6-carboxytetrahydropterin synthase QueD: protein MNRTIEITKIFTFDSAHKLEDYDGECKYLHGHTYKLEITIRGEIDNRGIVIDFNDLKDIVKERVINVLDHKYLNEVFDFNPTCENILLWIFNEIDNAIKNDKCCLKKVVLWETPTSYATLER, encoded by the coding sequence ATGAATAGAACAATAGAAATAACAAAAATATTTACTTTTGATAGTGCACATAAACTAGAAGATTATGATGGAGAATGTAAATATTTACACGGTCATACTTATAAGCTTGAAATTACAATAAGAGGAGAAATTGATAACAGGGGTATTGTAATTGATTTTAATGATTTAAAGGATATAGTAAAAGAGAGAGTTATTAATGTACTAGATCACAAATATTTAAATGAAGTATTTGATTTTAATCCAACTTGTGAAAATATTTTACTTTGGATATTTAACGAAATCGATAATGCAATAAAAAATGATAAATGTTGCCTTAAAAAGGTTGTGCTCTGGGAGACACCAACAAGCTATGCAACTTTAGAAAGGTAG
- a CDS encoding radical SAM protein, whose amino-acid sequence MLRVNEIFLSIQGEGISTGLPTIFIRLTGCNLRCSYCDTIYSYNYGNLMTIEQIVDKIKNFDYKRICITGGEPLLQKDIIKLLEKLADYEVNIETNGSVDISKYKLIKKHRFTMDIKTPTSNEHKKMKLNNFNYLRDNDEIKFVIGTWEDYNWCKEIIKKYYKKGIITFSPIYNMIEPKEIVSWILQDRLDVRFQLQLHKIIWNPDERGV is encoded by the coding sequence ATGTTAAGAGTAAATGAGATATTTTTAAGTATACAAGGAGAAGGTATTTCAACTGGGTTGCCTACTATTTTTATAAGGTTAACTGGATGTAACTTAAGATGCAGCTATTGTGATACAATTTATTCATATAATTATGGTAATCTTATGACTATTGAGCAAATAGTTGATAAAATTAAAAATTTTGATTATAAAAGAATATGTATAACTGGTGGAGAACCTTTGTTACAAAAGGATATTATAAAGTTATTAGAAAAATTAGCTGATTATGAAGTAAATATAGAAACAAACGGTTCAGTAGATATAAGTAAATATAAGCTTATTAAGAAACATAGATTTACTATGGATATTAAAACTCCAACATCAAATGAACATAAGAAAATGAAATTGAACAATTTTAACTACCTAAGAGATAATGATGAGATAAAGTTTGTAATAGGGACTTGGGAGGACTACAATTGGTGTAAAGAAATTATAAAAAAATACTATAAAAAAGGTATTATTACATTTTCACCAATCTATAATATGATTGAACCAAAAGAAATTGTAAGCTGGATATTACAAGACAGATTAGATGTTAGGTTTCAACTTCAATTACACAAAATCATATGGAACCCAGACGAAAGAGGAGTATAG